In Cotesia glomerata isolate CgM1 linkage group LG1, MPM_Cglom_v2.3, whole genome shotgun sequence, one genomic interval encodes:
- the LOC123275148 gene encoding post-GPI attachment to proteins factor 2-like isoform X2, giving the protein MRLNSDYIPLIDEEAPRYRIVIPFKKLAWFTVALPFFGFIFCIVWSVTYNFEHATSTHCNVYNVLPSISAAIGHYEPQRDVWKTAIAIQAVIRALIFVMYYYYYQQTTYRWAQGVVNIALFSYAVENISLVTLSFWTSNQNYAFHKLSFITFLLMSFVHMMVATYICKNCRSTPRDASELKSSVLKVRAMLLNVISILSACYFFWRHNRYCEPFVYSMFAFSEYMVVMTNMLFHLTAAWDFAERRLLISTRGLRVV; this is encoded by the exons ATGCGCTTAAATTCGGATTATATTCCGCTGATTGATGAAGAAGCACCGCGTTATCGAATAGTCATtccgtttaaaaaattagcatGGTTCACGGTCGCTCTACCATTTTTCGGATTTATTTTCTGTATTGTGTGGTCTGttacttataattttgaaCATGCTACTTCAACTCACTGCaat gtaTACAACGTTTTGCCGTCGATATCTGCGGCTATTGGTCACTATGAACCGCAGAGAGATGTTTGGAAAACAGCAATTGCTATCCAAGCAGTTATTAGAGCTTTAATATTTGTTAtgtactattattattatcaacaaaCTACGTACAGATGGGCACAAGGAGTTGTTAACATTGCGCTGTTTAGTTATgctgttgaaaatatttcattggTTACACTGAGCTTCTGGACTTCTAATCAAAACTACG ctttccACAAATTATCCTTCatcacatttttattaatgtccTTCGTGCATATGATGGTAGCAACTTATATATGCAAAAACTGCCGAAGTACACCTCGAGATGCCTCAGAATTAAAATCAAGTGTCTTAAAAGTTCGAGCTATGCTTCTGAACGTCATATCAATTTTATCAGCTTGTTATTTCTTCTGGAGGCACAATCGATACTGCGAACCTTTTG ttTACTCAATGTTCGCTTTCTCAGAATACATGGTAGTTATGACCAACATGCTGTTCCATTTAACAGCAGCATGGGATTTTGCTGAAAGGAGGCTATTAATATCTACCAGAGGTCTGAGAGTTGTTTGA
- the LOC123275148 gene encoding post-GPI attachment to proteins factor 2-like isoform X1 — protein MNRMRLNSDYIPLIDEEAPRYRIVIPFKKLAWFTVALPFFGFIFCIVWSVTYNFEHATSTHCNVYNVLPSISAAIGHYEPQRDVWKTAIAIQAVIRALIFVMYYYYYQQTTYRWAQGVVNIALFSYAVENISLVTLSFWTSNQNYAFHKLSFITFLLMSFVHMMVATYICKNCRSTPRDASELKSSVLKVRAMLLNVISILSACYFFWRHNRYCEPFVYSMFAFSEYMVVMTNMLFHLTAAWDFAERRLLISTRGLRVV, from the exons atgaaTAGAATGCGCTTAAATTCGGATTATATTCCGCTGATTGATGAAGAAGCACCGCGTTATCGAATAGTCATtccgtttaaaaaattagcatGGTTCACGGTCGCTCTACCATTTTTCGGATTTATTTTCTGTATTGTGTGGTCTGttacttataattttgaaCATGCTACTTCAACTCACTGCaat gtaTACAACGTTTTGCCGTCGATATCTGCGGCTATTGGTCACTATGAACCGCAGAGAGATGTTTGGAAAACAGCAATTGCTATCCAAGCAGTTATTAGAGCTTTAATATTTGTTAtgtactattattattatcaacaaaCTACGTACAGATGGGCACAAGGAGTTGTTAACATTGCGCTGTTTAGTTATgctgttgaaaatatttcattggTTACACTGAGCTTCTGGACTTCTAATCAAAACTACG ctttccACAAATTATCCTTCatcacatttttattaatgtccTTCGTGCATATGATGGTAGCAACTTATATATGCAAAAACTGCCGAAGTACACCTCGAGATGCCTCAGAATTAAAATCAAGTGTCTTAAAAGTTCGAGCTATGCTTCTGAACGTCATATCAATTTTATCAGCTTGTTATTTCTTCTGGAGGCACAATCGATACTGCGAACCTTTTG ttTACTCAATGTTCGCTTTCTCAGAATACATGGTAGTTATGACCAACATGCTGTTCCATTTAACAGCAGCATGGGATTTTGCTGAAAGGAGGCTATTAATATCTACCAGAGGTCTGAGAGTTGTTTGA